A part of Candidatus Eisenbacteria bacterium genomic DNA contains:
- a CDS encoding methyltransferase domain-containing protein: MLGLARLRVERVLQWKRLELACSSSSLEFWRGSPARVGAIGDASFDAIVWQNGVMFPTDEGAIYREMRRVLTPHGRAPFCAPLRARDRANKSHRQGDRGARIRRRERN, from the coding sequence CTGCTTGGGCTCGCTCGACTCCGGGTGGAGCGCGTCCTGCAATGGAAACGACTGGAACTTGCATGCTCGTCGTCGAGCCTCGAGTTCTGGCGAGGGTCGCCCGCGCGAGTGGGCGCGATCGGCGACGCGAGCTTCGACGCGATCGTGTGGCAGAACGGCGTGATGTTCCCGACCGACGAAGGCGCGATCTATCGGGAGATGCGCCGCGTGCTCACCCCGCACGGTCGAGCACCCTTCTGCGCGCCGCTTCGCGCTCGGGATCGCGCGAACAAATCGCACCGTCAGGGCGATCGGGGAGCGCGGATCCGGCGACGCGAACGGAATTGA